A window from uncultured Anaeromusa sp. encodes these proteins:
- a CDS encoding serine hydrolase, translated as MKHLHTKLEQLAASCPCRWSVIVTDDAGHDLYSVRPDIIYPSASMIKVPILFEILRQAAAGTVCLQETLSPSASCRVGGAGILKELNLSLPLNIRDLCVLMISLSDNTATNTLIERVGMTAVNQTMSNLGLTHTRLQRRMMDFAAAAAGLQNETSAADMAKLYQLLLHAQGLPPSYAALALNILKSQQIRDKIPFYLPESLSLAHKTGTLDGVEHDGGIMYLPAGPFIVCIFADGLQNNAHGLQLIAQMGRAIYDALLQEES; from the coding sequence ATGAAGCACTTACATACAAAATTAGAACAACTTGCCGCAAGCTGTCCTTGCCGTTGGAGCGTCATCGTTACTGACGACGCCGGGCATGACTTATACTCAGTTCGGCCGGATATTATCTACCCTTCGGCCAGCATGATCAAGGTACCCATCCTCTTTGAAATTCTGCGCCAAGCGGCTGCAGGAACAGTATGCCTCCAAGAGACGCTGTCCCCCTCCGCTTCCTGCCGCGTCGGCGGCGCCGGCATTTTAAAAGAGCTAAACCTGTCCCTGCCTCTGAACATCCGCGATTTGTGCGTTTTGATGATCTCCCTCAGCGACAACACCGCCACGAATACTCTCATCGAACGAGTAGGCATGACGGCGGTAAACCAAACGATGAGCAACCTGGGCCTTACCCATACCCGATTGCAGCGCCGCATGATGGATTTTGCCGCCGCCGCAGCGGGACTGCAAAACGAAACCAGCGCCGCTGACATGGCCAAACTGTATCAGCTTCTTCTCCATGCGCAAGGACTGCCGCCTTCGTACGCCGCACTGGCTTTAAACATTCTTAAGAGCCAGCAGATTCGAGACAAAATCCCCTTCTACCTGCCGGAGAGCCTGTCTTTGGCCCACAAAACCGGCACCTTGGACGGCGTCGAGCATGACGGCGGTATTATGTACCTGCCTGCGGGTCCTTTTATTGTCTGCATTTTCGCCGACGGACTGCAAAACAACGCCCACGGGCTGCAGCTCATCGCTCAGATGGGCCGCGCTATCTACGACGCCTTGCTGCAGGAGGAAAGCTAA
- a CDS encoding peptide ABC transporter substrate-binding protein gives MRISLRQLAVLLLLVVLTATGCSRQPQQTANTLRYVLEAEPATLDPAKSTAIPESLAELQLFEGLTRLDAKDRPLPGVATQWEISADGLRYIFHLRPDARWSNGEALTAHDFVYSWRRALDPETASENSYMLYALKNGQAFNEKEAAPEDVGVRALDERTLEVTLEKPTAYFLSLASFHAFYPVHRASIEKAPESWSSQAETLIGNGPFRLTGWVHHGSLSFAKNPYYRDAASIRLVGMYWPIVDAQATRLTLVETGQADMMVEPPVVEHDRLQKEGLLRIAPYLGLYYYVFNTQAPPFDRLEVRRAFALSFQRQALITHVVKGGKLPAYAWVPPGLTNPATGLDFRQEGGDLSREDAAAAKEALQKAGYGNALPPVTLLFNTGEMHKAIAEAAQEMWKQSLGVAVTLTNQESKVFLASRTRGEFQIARASWIGDYADPMTFLDVFKDATNDARYQNPRYNALIEEAQSALDPARRMAAMHEAEQILLDDAVILPIYYTTQPYVASPRLQGVSWSVLGLADFKDSYLLENR, from the coding sequence ATGCGTATTTCCTTGCGCCAGCTTGCTGTGCTTCTGCTGCTGGTCGTTCTAACCGCCACAGGCTGCAGTCGTCAACCGCAGCAAACCGCAAACACGCTGCGCTATGTATTGGAAGCCGAGCCCGCCACCTTAGATCCGGCTAAATCCACGGCCATCCCGGAATCTTTGGCCGAGCTGCAGCTTTTTGAAGGACTGACCCGTCTGGATGCTAAAGACCGGCCCCTGCCTGGCGTGGCGACGCAGTGGGAAATTTCCGCCGACGGCCTGCGCTACATCTTCCACCTGCGCCCAGACGCCCGCTGGTCTAACGGCGAGGCTCTCACCGCTCATGATTTTGTCTATTCCTGGCGACGCGCTTTAGACCCGGAAACGGCTTCGGAAAACTCCTATATGCTGTACGCGCTGAAAAACGGCCAAGCCTTCAACGAAAAAGAGGCTGCCCCCGAAGACGTCGGCGTCCGCGCTCTGGATGAGCGCACGCTGGAAGTCACTTTGGAAAAGCCCACCGCTTACTTTCTCAGCTTGGCTTCGTTCCATGCTTTTTATCCCGTTCACCGCGCCAGTATTGAAAAAGCGCCGGAAAGCTGGTCTTCCCAAGCGGAAACGCTTATCGGCAACGGCCCCTTTCGCCTGACCGGCTGGGTGCATCACGGCAGCTTATCCTTCGCCAAAAATCCCTACTATCGCGATGCCGCCTCCATCCGTTTGGTCGGCATGTACTGGCCCATCGTGGACGCCCAGGCCACCCGTCTGACACTGGTGGAAACCGGCCAAGCGGATATGATGGTCGAGCCGCCAGTAGTAGAGCATGACCGCCTGCAAAAAGAAGGCCTCCTGCGCATCGCCCCCTATCTGGGCCTCTATTATTACGTTTTCAACACCCAAGCGCCGCCATTTGACCGCCTGGAAGTGCGCCGCGCCTTCGCGCTGTCCTTTCAACGTCAAGCACTGATTACCCACGTAGTCAAAGGAGGCAAGCTTCCGGCCTACGCCTGGGTGCCTCCGGGCCTCACCAATCCGGCTACCGGCCTTGATTTTCGTCAAGAAGGCGGCGATCTAAGCCGCGAAGATGCAGCCGCCGCCAAAGAAGCGCTGCAAAAAGCAGGCTACGGAAATGCGCTGCCGCCAGTCACGCTGCTTTTCAACACCGGCGAAATGCATAAGGCCATCGCCGAAGCCGCTCAAGAGATGTGGAAGCAAAGCTTGGGAGTCGCCGTCACCTTGACCAATCAGGAATCAAAAGTCTTTCTGGCGTCCCGCACGCGCGGCGAGTTCCAAATCGCCCGCGCTTCTTGGATTGGCGACTACGCTGATCCCATGACCTTTTTGGATGTTTTCAAGGACGCCACAAACGACGCCAGGTATCAAAATCCACGCTATAACGCGTTGATTGAAGAGGCGCAAAGCGCGCTCGATCCGGCGCGCCGCATGGCGGCCATGCACGAAGCGGAGCAAATTCTCCTTGATGACGCTGTCATCTTGCCTATTTACTACACCACCCAGCCCTATGTAGCCAGCCCTCGCCTGCAAGGCGTCTCCTGGTCAGTACTGGGCTTGGCGGATTTCAAGGATTCCTACCTATTAGAAAACCGCTAA
- a CDS encoding LD-carboxypeptidase, with product MKSLIKPRPLRQGDTIGLVAPASPGKAEELEQGVRWLQAQGFQVSLGKSAAYTDGICAGDDALRVDDLHTFFADPSIAGILCIRGGYGSMRLLPQLDYELIKRHPKVFMGYSDITALHTVLQQQCGLVSFHGPMAASDFGREPLSDFTCKHSLRALTSTNPLGELPTPPAGATPFFLVPGETSGPLCGGNLSLITATLGTPYELDTAGRILCLEEVGEAPYRLDRLLTQLHLAGKLQAAAAIVMGVCSNCDSEEDPPGQRTVDVLRERLGSLGKPVLCDVSFGHTSDKLTLPLGVQAMVSPRAGLVLTEAALEEAPANVY from the coding sequence ATGAAATCATTAATCAAACCGCGCCCGTTACGACAGGGTGATACGATCGGCCTTGTAGCGCCGGCTAGTCCAGGAAAGGCGGAGGAATTGGAGCAAGGCGTGCGCTGGCTGCAGGCGCAGGGCTTCCAGGTCAGCCTAGGCAAGAGCGCCGCTTATACTGACGGCATCTGCGCCGGCGACGATGCCCTACGCGTTGATGATTTGCATACTTTTTTTGCCGATCCTAGCATTGCAGGCATTCTCTGCATACGCGGCGGCTACGGCAGCATGCGTCTTTTGCCGCAGTTGGATTACGAACTGATCAAGCGCCACCCCAAGGTGTTTATGGGCTATAGCGACATTACCGCGCTGCACACGGTGTTGCAGCAGCAATGCGGCTTGGTGAGCTTTCACGGCCCCATGGCGGCTTCGGATTTTGGCCGGGAGCCACTATCTGATTTTACCTGTAAGCACTCGCTTCGAGCTCTTACCAGCACCAACCCGCTTGGCGAGCTGCCCACGCCGCCTGCCGGAGCGACCCCTTTTTTTCTGGTTCCCGGAGAGACGTCCGGCCCTCTGTGCGGGGGCAATCTCAGCTTGATTACCGCCACCTTGGGCACGCCGTACGAACTGGATACTGCCGGACGCATTCTTTGCCTGGAAGAAGTGGGCGAAGCGCCTTACCGTCTGGACAGACTGCTGACGCAGCTGCACCTTGCCGGTAAGCTGCAGGCGGCAGCAGCCATTGTCATGGGCGTCTGCAGCAACTGCGACAGCGAAGAAGACCCGCCCGGCCAGCGCACTGTCGATGTGCTGCGCGAACGCCTTGGTTCTTTAGGCAAGCCTGTTCTTTGCGACGTTTCCTTTGGGCATACGTCGGACAAACTTACGCTGCCTTTGGGCGTCCAGGCTATGGTTTCGCCGCGAGCCGGCCTAGTCCTGACAGAAGCCGCTTTAGAGGAGGCCCCTGCTAATGTTTACTGA
- a CDS encoding amidohydrolase: MFTEEKKRLCQKVDALEAEMTRLSLALHARPELGNEEYEAAQLLTDASRMQGFHVTQGVAGLPTSFLAKRGDSGPKIAFLAEYDALPGLGHACGHNLIASMSFGAAAAFAALTTSQAQTYFIGCPAEETQGGKIALTNAGVFNGFDAVFIIHPSDETTLGGTSLASHPLCVRFHGREAHVASRSERGINALDALVLFYQGLQGLRLRFGEQALIAGIITAGGTAPNIVPALAEMKCTVRSLSSDYLEQQVLPAVRALATGIAEGTGATVTLEHYEPLFKELIQNTDLAAYFAENLRLLGEPVRQLPDNDAGGSTDVGNVSHVAPTLHPELSIGAGLTAHTPAFAQAAGSAAAQKRALIGAKAMAMSAWDICLQNTKRSLL; this comes from the coding sequence ATGTTTACTGAAGAAAAAAAACGTCTTTGCCAAAAAGTCGACGCTCTGGAAGCGGAAATGACCCGACTCAGCCTGGCTTTGCACGCACGGCCGGAACTGGGAAATGAAGAATACGAAGCAGCGCAACTTTTGACCGACGCCAGCCGCATGCAAGGCTTTCACGTAACCCAAGGCGTCGCCGGTCTTCCCACGTCGTTTCTGGCCAAACGCGGCGACAGCGGCCCTAAAATCGCTTTTTTAGCCGAATACGACGCACTGCCTGGTCTTGGTCATGCCTGCGGACACAATCTGATCGCTTCGATGAGCTTTGGCGCAGCCGCTGCCTTCGCCGCCTTAACGACAAGCCAAGCACAAACCTATTTTATCGGCTGCCCGGCGGAAGAAACCCAAGGCGGCAAGATCGCTTTGACTAACGCTGGCGTATTTAACGGCTTTGACGCCGTTTTCATTATTCATCCCAGCGACGAAACCACCTTAGGCGGCACATCCCTGGCATCCCACCCCTTATGCGTGCGCTTTCACGGCCGCGAGGCTCACGTAGCCAGCCGCAGCGAACGCGGCATTAACGCCCTGGATGCGCTGGTGCTTTTTTATCAAGGGCTGCAGGGACTGCGGCTGCGTTTTGGCGAGCAAGCACTCATTGCCGGTATCATTACCGCTGGCGGCACAGCGCCCAACATCGTCCCCGCCTTGGCGGAGATGAAATGCACGGTGCGCTCCCTTAGCAGCGACTATTTGGAACAGCAGGTGCTTCCCGCCGTCCGCGCTCTGGCGACCGGCATAGCTGAAGGCACTGGCGCAACGGTAACGTTGGAGCACTATGAACCGCTGTTTAAGGAACTTATCCAGAATACTGACCTTGCGGCTTATTTTGCGGAAAATCTGCGTCTTCTCGGCGAACCAGTCCGCCAGTTGCCAGACAACGACGCTGGCGGCTCCACGGACGTAGGCAATGTCAGCCATGTAGCGCCGACACTGCACCCGGAACTGTCTATTGGGGCCGGTTTGACAGCTCATACGCCTGCTTTCGCCCAAGCCGCCGGTTCCGCTGCAGCCCAAAAACGAGCCCTTATCGGCGCCAAAGCCATGGCCATGAGCGCCTGGGATATATGCTTACAGAACACCAAAAGGAGTTTACTATGA
- a CDS encoding exodeoxyribonuclease III has product MKFISWNVNGLRACLGKGFNDFFQQSDADFFCVQETKMQPHQAELDFPGYEQYWNSAVKKGYSGTAVFTRHTPLSVRLGMGLEEHDQEGRLLTLEYPDFFLVNVYTPNSQRELARLDYRMQWENDFRRYLAKLDTEKAVILCGDINVAHQEIDIKNPKSNRRNAGFTDEERGKMSELLMEGFTDTFRYLYPARENAYTWWSYMMKARDRNVGWRIDYFLVSDRLQDRIKEAMIYADIMGSDHCPVGLELK; this is encoded by the coding sequence ATGAAATTTATTTCTTGGAACGTCAACGGCCTGCGCGCCTGTCTAGGCAAAGGCTTTAACGACTTTTTTCAGCAAAGCGACGCCGACTTCTTCTGCGTGCAAGAAACGAAAATGCAGCCGCACCAAGCGGAATTGGACTTTCCAGGATACGAGCAGTACTGGAACAGCGCCGTCAAAAAAGGGTATTCCGGCACGGCCGTCTTTACTCGTCATACGCCGCTCTCCGTACGCTTGGGCATGGGCCTGGAAGAGCACGATCAGGAAGGACGCCTGCTTACGCTGGAGTATCCGGATTTTTTCCTGGTTAATGTCTACACTCCCAACTCTCAGCGAGAATTGGCGCGTTTGGATTACCGCATGCAGTGGGAAAACGATTTCCGCCGCTACTTGGCAAAGCTGGATACAGAAAAAGCGGTCATTCTGTGCGGCGACATCAACGTCGCCCATCAGGAAATCGACATTAAAAATCCTAAAAGCAATCGCCGCAACGCAGGCTTCACTGATGAAGAACGCGGCAAAATGAGTGAACTCCTCATGGAAGGTTTCACAGATACCTTCCGCTACCTTTATCCAGCGCGCGAAAACGCCTATACCTGGTGGTCCTACATGATGAAGGCCCGCGATCGCAATGTTGGTTGGCGCATTGACTATTTTCTCGTCTCCGACCGCCTGCAGGATCGAATCAAAGAAGCGATGATTTACGCCGATATTATGGGCAGCGATCATTGCCCGGTGGGGCTAGAACTGAAGTAA
- a CDS encoding EAL domain-containing protein, which translates to MTIFGTIRSQMVLFTSGIVVLTLASTLYLSYYFMAEEYERTMQQTNYQMAHSLANNVALFMQNAYNVNSLLAKSPTVVDGNVDKQRQLLQETVRQYPFFQLLAVTSLDGDQLARSSGVSGNRAERPWFKKFMAQRQSYVSDTYYSLTTEAPITTIVHDVSQEGRLNGILMADIEVSKVQDLVDNFNSGAGSYAYLLDGNGGVIAHPDRRQVNELYNYKSKHKAVLVRDSNGKMVTDAGNNEVVREESFTLPAGLETIVQTVLQGENGISSYEEKDGDEYLCAYRSIPMPGLSAPWSLIVVQKKSAAMAFIKDVSLRNFLLGSWVLLLSVCLTWWLARRFSLPVRKLVEATRQVSGGDLSVRLPVHKGNELGEMAGYFNRMIDSLAQYQGQLEVLVERRTQDLGAANQELLAMNEEALESNERLALLNDSLAEEVAVRKKAEEEVLRRERQYRAVTALLTRPLTDVQELFEVILDNAMYLVDSPDGYISLYEEKTPGFRMCYSRGAYLPFLHEVQPLATGMEGLVYEQKELLYVPEYASFTGRMDDARLTDLKSVIMLPLIQEGEVRGVLTISWRQEHIVHKEDVATLQQFADLALVALERLKVQEKMHRLAYFDGLTGLPNRENLKEKLTQCLVEEPQMGALFFIDMDELKDINDHFGHSIGDEVICAASRQVYEALNRDCYIARIGGDEFVAVVPGANMNAAVKMAEDLVSNLYRDYEVSTGKLRLSASVGVVLYPEDGENMEELLRKGDLAMYAAKRAGRNCWCFYERTLLAQTDQKIWLAAGLRQALEVGELRLFYQQQVRVNDGEIIGFEALLRWMHPEKGLIAPDVFIPFAEQSGWIVPIGRWVLKEACAFAARLAANGQGHLRVAVNISARQLMEYGFVEFVDECIAEAGISVKQLELEITESVLIEEMAENIEKLWRLRARGLLLSLDDFGTGYSSLTYLNNLPVHTLKIDKTFIKTLGEDGERTQLVKSIVHLAHSMGLLVVAEGVELPEQRQCLLEMGCDYLQGYLFSKPVPEAEALALLPGRE; encoded by the coding sequence ATGACAATCTTTGGCACTATTCGCAGTCAGATGGTCTTGTTTACGTCTGGTATTGTCGTGTTGACGCTGGCTTCTACTTTGTATCTGAGCTACTACTTTATGGCCGAAGAATATGAGCGCACTATGCAGCAGACCAATTACCAAATGGCCCATAGCTTGGCCAATAATGTAGCTCTATTTATGCAAAATGCCTACAATGTTAATTCGCTGCTGGCTAAATCGCCTACTGTTGTTGATGGAAATGTAGACAAGCAGAGACAGTTGCTGCAGGAAACGGTAAGGCAGTATCCGTTTTTTCAATTGCTGGCGGTGACAAGCTTGGATGGAGATCAACTGGCTCGTTCGAGCGGAGTCTCTGGCAATCGGGCGGAACGACCTTGGTTTAAAAAATTCATGGCGCAGCGGCAGTCTTATGTATCTGATACGTATTACTCTTTAACAACAGAGGCTCCCATTACTACCATTGTGCATGATGTTTCTCAAGAAGGGCGTTTAAACGGCATTTTAATGGCGGACATCGAGGTATCTAAAGTACAGGACCTGGTGGATAATTTTAATTCCGGCGCCGGGAGCTATGCCTATCTTCTGGACGGTAACGGCGGGGTTATTGCGCATCCGGATCGGCGTCAGGTAAATGAGCTTTATAACTATAAGTCAAAGCACAAGGCTGTTTTGGTGCGTGACAGCAACGGAAAAATGGTCACCGATGCAGGGAACAACGAAGTGGTGCGAGAGGAATCCTTTACTTTGCCAGCGGGCTTAGAAACGATAGTGCAAACCGTCTTGCAAGGGGAAAACGGCATATCCTCTTATGAAGAAAAAGATGGAGACGAATACCTTTGCGCGTATCGCAGCATTCCCATGCCAGGCTTATCAGCGCCCTGGAGTTTGATTGTAGTACAAAAGAAAAGCGCTGCCATGGCTTTCATCAAAGACGTGTCGCTGCGGAATTTTCTCCTCGGAAGCTGGGTGCTGCTGCTTTCTGTATGTTTGACCTGGTGGCTTGCGAGGCGCTTTAGTCTTCCCGTTCGGAAGTTGGTAGAGGCGACAAGGCAAGTCAGCGGCGGCGATTTATCGGTGCGCCTGCCGGTACATAAGGGAAATGAGCTGGGAGAAATGGCGGGTTATTTTAACCGCATGATTGATTCGCTGGCTCAGTATCAAGGGCAACTGGAAGTCCTAGTAGAACGGCGCACGCAGGACCTAGGAGCGGCCAATCAAGAACTCTTGGCCATGAATGAAGAAGCTCTTGAAAGCAATGAGCGATTGGCGCTGCTAAACGACAGCTTGGCAGAGGAAGTGGCTGTGCGTAAGAAAGCGGAGGAAGAGGTGCTGCGGCGGGAACGACAGTATCGAGCAGTGACGGCCCTTTTGACTCGGCCTTTGACAGATGTGCAAGAGCTGTTTGAAGTTATTCTGGATAATGCTATGTATTTGGTAGACTCGCCAGACGGTTATATTTCTCTTTATGAGGAAAAAACGCCGGGCTTTCGCATGTGTTATAGCCGGGGGGCGTACTTGCCTTTCCTCCATGAGGTGCAGCCGTTGGCAACAGGCATGGAAGGCTTGGTGTATGAGCAAAAAGAATTGCTATACGTTCCGGAGTATGCCTCTTTCACCGGTCGTATGGACGATGCGCGGCTGACGGATTTGAAGAGCGTGATCATGCTGCCCTTGATTCAGGAGGGCGAGGTGCGAGGCGTTCTGACCATCAGTTGGCGGCAGGAGCATATTGTACATAAAGAAGATGTGGCAACGCTGCAGCAATTTGCGGATTTAGCCCTAGTGGCGCTGGAACGCTTGAAGGTGCAGGAAAAAATGCATCGTCTGGCTTATTTTGACGGGCTGACAGGCTTGCCAAATCGGGAAAATCTCAAGGAAAAGCTGACGCAGTGTCTCGTGGAAGAACCTCAAATGGGAGCGCTCTTTTTCATTGATATGGATGAGTTGAAAGATATCAATGATCATTTTGGACACTCTATTGGTGATGAAGTGATCTGCGCCGCCAGCCGCCAAGTATATGAGGCCTTGAATAGGGACTGTTACATAGCGCGTATTGGCGGCGATGAATTCGTGGCGGTTGTTCCCGGCGCCAATATGAATGCAGCGGTCAAGATGGCGGAAGATCTTGTGAGCAATCTGTACCGTGATTATGAAGTGAGTACAGGCAAACTGCGCCTTTCCGCCAGTGTAGGGGTTGTTTTATATCCCGAAGACGGCGAGAATATGGAAGAACTGTTGCGTAAAGGGGACTTGGCCATGTATGCGGCCAAACGCGCTGGTCGCAATTGCTGGTGTTTTTACGAAAGGACGCTGCTGGCGCAGACGGATCAAAAAATTTGGCTGGCTGCTGGGCTGCGGCAGGCGTTGGAAGTGGGCGAACTGCGCTTGTTTTATCAGCAGCAGGTTCGGGTCAATGATGGCGAAATAATTGGCTTTGAAGCCCTGCTGCGCTGGATGCATCCTGAAAAGGGCTTAATTGCGCCGGACGTATTTATTCCTTTTGCAGAGCAGAGCGGTTGGATTGTGCCTATTGGTCGTTGGGTCTTGAAGGAAGCTTGCGCGTTTGCCGCTCGTCTGGCGGCGAACGGACAAGGGCATTTGCGGGTGGCCGTCAACATTTCCGCACGGCAGTTGATGGAATACGGCTTTGTAGAATTCGTGGACGAATGCATTGCCGAGGCTGGCATCAGCGTCAAGCAGCTGGAACTGGAAATTACGGAAAGCGTATTGATTGAAGAAATGGCCGAAAACATTGAAAAACTGTGGCGTTTGCGGGCGCGTGGCCTGCTGTTGTCACTGGATGATTTCGGTACAGGCTATTCTTCCTTGACCTATTTGAACAATCTGCCTGTGCATACCCTGAAAATTGACAAGACTTTCATTAAGACACTGGGCGAAGACGGCGAGCGGACGCAGCTTGTTAAATCCATCGTTCATTTGGCTCATTCCATGGGCTTGCTGGTCGTGGCGGAAGGCGTAGAACTGCCTGAACAGCGTCAATGCTTGCTGGAAATGGGCTGCGACTATTTGCAGGGCTATCTCTTTAGCAAGCCTGTGCCCGAAGCGGAGGCCCTGGCCCTGCTGCCAGGCAGGGAATAG
- a CDS encoding ABC transporter substrate-binding protein, which yields MKNKGIKWMAIVMAVLMVGLVAGCGDSNSKDIKIGLLNEMTGGNATLGTSITNGAKLAIKEANAKGGVLGKQIQGIVADNKSEASESANAMTKLASQDKVVAVTGTFSSSSAIAASSVAEASKVPYLAVGATNPKVTVDEKSGKVKQYTYRMCFIDPFQGTVGANFALNTLKVKSAIMLIDNSSDYSKGLAAFFKDSFTKGGGSILAEESYLQKDQDFKTILTKIKSLNAEVIYVPGYYEEVGKIVKQARELGITAPILGGDGWDSPKLVELGTAEALNNTYFTNHYSVEDTSPACKTFVEAYKKEYGQMPDAMAVLGYDAANALIDAIKRANSLEPDKIRAALSETKDFPAITGSTTLNATHDAVKSAVIIEMKDGKQVFKASVKP from the coding sequence GTGAAGAACAAGGGAATCAAATGGATGGCCATAGTGATGGCGGTATTGATGGTAGGGTTGGTCGCCGGCTGTGGCGATTCTAATTCCAAAGACATTAAAATCGGCTTGTTGAATGAAATGACAGGCGGCAACGCCACTCTGGGAACTTCCATTACCAATGGCGCCAAATTGGCGATTAAAGAAGCAAATGCCAAAGGCGGCGTTTTAGGCAAACAGATTCAGGGAATTGTTGCAGACAATAAAAGTGAAGCCTCTGAGTCGGCCAATGCGATGACGAAATTGGCTTCGCAGGATAAAGTGGTCGCTGTGACCGGTACGTTCTCCAGCTCAAGCGCCATTGCGGCCTCGAGCGTGGCGGAAGCCTCTAAAGTGCCTTATCTGGCCGTAGGCGCTACGAACCCCAAGGTAACTGTGGATGAAAAAAGCGGTAAAGTGAAGCAATATACCTACCGTATGTGTTTCATCGATCCCTTCCAGGGAACTGTGGGCGCTAATTTTGCGTTGAACACGTTGAAAGTAAAAAGCGCAATTATGCTGATCGACAACAGCAGCGATTACAGCAAAGGCTTGGCTGCTTTCTTTAAAGACTCCTTTACCAAAGGCGGCGGCAGCATTTTGGCGGAAGAGTCCTACCTGCAAAAAGATCAGGACTTCAAAACCATTTTGACCAAGATTAAATCTCTGAATGCTGAAGTTATCTATGTGCCTGGTTACTATGAAGAAGTGGGCAAAATCGTTAAGCAGGCCCGGGAACTTGGGATTACTGCTCCGATCTTGGGCGGCGACGGCTGGGATTCTCCTAAACTGGTAGAATTGGGTACTGCCGAAGCTTTGAATAACACCTATTTCACCAATCATTACTCTGTCGAAGATACTTCTCCGGCTTGCAAAACTTTTGTGGAAGCCTATAAAAAGGAATATGGTCAGATGCCGGACGCTATGGCCGTTCTGGGTTACGACGCCGCGAACGCTCTGATTGACGCTATCAAACGCGCCAACAGCCTGGAGCCGGACAAAATCCGCGCTGCCTTGTCCGAAACCAAAGACTTCCCGGCTATCACCGGTTCTACGACCTTGAATGCTACCCATGACGCTGTGAAGAGCGCGGTTATTATTGAAATGAAAGACGGCAAGCAAGTATTTAAAGCCAGCGTGAAACCTTAA
- a CDS encoding DUF1653 domain-containing protein, translated as MQKGIYRHFKGNKYEVLGVAKHSESSEELVVYRALYGEGGLWVRPLTMFVEEVAWEGKRQPRFALETRTE; from the coding sequence ATGCAAAAAGGTATTTATCGTCACTTCAAGGGCAATAAATATGAAGTGCTGGGGGTAGCAAAGCACAGTGAATCCAGTGAAGAATTGGTAGTTTATCGCGCTTTGTACGGTGAAGGAGGCCTTTGGGTGCGCCCGTTGACCATGTTTGTTGAAGAGGTGGCCTGGGAGGGAAAACGGCAGCCGCGGTTTGCCCTGGAAACGCGCACAGAGTGA